A window of the Fodinibius sp. Rm-B-1B1-1 genome harbors these coding sequences:
- the nadA gene encoding quinolinate synthase NadA, whose protein sequence is MKTQELVDGIKKLKEEKNAVILGHNYMVPEVQDIADYLGDSLGLSHQAAETDAEMIVFCGVHFMAETASIISPDKTVLIPDLDAGCSLADSITVEQLREWKTEHPDAVVVTYINTTAAIKAECDYCCTSSNAVDIVESIPEDKEILFLPDKFLGSYVEMVTGRELNIWDGACHVHEKIGEVNLAEKQEEYPDAEILIHPECGCSTSCMMKSAMYFDCKDGHIHSTSGMLEQAQESDAEEFVVATETGILHRMRKENPGKKFYPANENAVCEYMKMINLEKLYDALKYEQYEVKVDAELAERAHLPIERMLSIA, encoded by the coding sequence ATGAAGACCCAGGAACTTGTTGATGGGATTAAGAAACTAAAAGAAGAAAAGAATGCGGTCATCTTAGGACATAATTACATGGTGCCTGAGGTGCAGGATATTGCTGATTATTTGGGTGATTCTCTTGGTCTTTCGCACCAGGCGGCCGAAACGGATGCCGAGATGATCGTTTTTTGTGGCGTACACTTTATGGCGGAGACAGCGTCGATTATTTCGCCGGATAAAACGGTGCTTATTCCTGATTTAGATGCCGGTTGTTCATTGGCCGACAGTATTACCGTTGAACAGCTTCGGGAGTGGAAAACAGAGCATCCTGATGCAGTAGTAGTTACCTACATTAATACGACAGCAGCTATTAAAGCCGAGTGTGATTATTGCTGTACCTCTTCGAATGCCGTAGATATTGTGGAGTCGATTCCCGAGGATAAAGAAATTCTGTTTTTACCGGATAAGTTTTTGGGATCCTATGTAGAGATGGTTACCGGACGCGAGCTTAATATATGGGACGGTGCGTGTCATGTGCACGAAAAAATTGGAGAAGTTAATTTAGCCGAAAAACAGGAAGAATATCCCGATGCTGAAATTTTGATACATCCCGAATGTGGTTGCTCAACCTCTTGTATGATGAAATCGGCCATGTATTTTGATTGTAAAGACGGTCATATTCACTCCACCAGTGGTATGTTAGAGCAAGCGCAAGAATCGGATGCCGAAGAATTTGTAGTGGCTACGGAGACCGGCATATTGCATCGCATGCGAAAAGAAAATCCAGGTAAGAAGTTTTACCCGGCGAATGAAAATGCAGTTTGTGAATACATGAAAATGATCAATCTCGAGAAGTTGTATGATGCCTTGAAATACGAGCAGTATGAGGTGAAAGTAGATGCTGAATTGGCCGAGCGGGCCCATTTGCCAATCGAACGAATGTTGAGCATCGCCTAA
- the nadC gene encoding carboxylating nicotinate-nucleotide diphosphorylase: protein MTNNLDSITVDNVVVEALIDRAFDEDVQSGDVTTNAIVDKTQQARAVWVAKEQGIVAGLDVAKQVFEYLDPLVVWEPNVEDGTIVDEGTEIVTLKGRARALLTAERIALNIAQRMSGIATMTQKFVDAVDEYSVEILDTRKTVPGFRQLDKYAVQAGGGTNHRMGLYDMAMVKDNHIVAAGNITEAVQKIRNSSPEIQVEVETVTLDQVREALAAGADVIMLDNMSIEQMNKAVEIIGSRAHTEASGNVTLDTVKEIAATGVDYISIGALTHSVKAFDISQRLTYINNH from the coding sequence ATGACGAATAACTTAGATTCTATAACAGTTGATAATGTAGTTGTTGAAGCACTGATTGATCGTGCTTTTGATGAGGATGTACAATCCGGCGATGTAACTACAAATGCTATTGTTGATAAAACGCAGCAGGCACGTGCCGTTTGGGTGGCAAAAGAGCAGGGGATTGTAGCAGGACTCGATGTTGCAAAGCAAGTGTTTGAATATTTGGATCCTTTAGTAGTCTGGGAACCGAATGTTGAAGATGGAACTATAGTAGACGAAGGTACTGAAATCGTTACTCTAAAAGGAAGAGCCCGAGCACTTTTGACCGCCGAGCGGATTGCCTTGAATATAGCTCAGCGAATGTCTGGAATTGCTACTATGACACAAAAGTTTGTAGATGCTGTTGATGAATATTCTGTAGAAATTTTAGATACTCGAAAAACGGTTCCGGGCTTTCGGCAGTTAGATAAATATGCCGTACAGGCCGGTGGCGGAACGAATCACCGCATGGGACTCTACGATATGGCTATGGTTAAAGATAATCATATTGTGGCAGCAGGGAATATCACAGAAGCAGTTCAGAAGATTAGAAACTCCAGTCCTGAGATTCAAGTTGAGGTAGAGACTGTGACTTTAGATCAGGTAAGAGAAGCGCTTGCCGCTGGGGCCGATGTCATTATGCTTGATAATATGAGTATTGAGCAGATGAACAAAGCCGTGGAAATTATTGGTTCGAGAGCTCATACTGAAGCATCGGGCAATGTAACACTTGATACTGTGAAAGAAATTGCTGCGACTGGTGTGGATTATATTTCCATTGGAGCGCTAACACATTCGGTGAAAGCGTTCGATATTAGTCAGCGTTTAACGTATATCAATAATCATTAG